The following coding sequences are from one Formosa haliotis window:
- the purE gene encoding 5-(carboxyamino)imidazole ribonucleotide mutase: protein MNKVGVIMGSKSDLPVMQDAIDILKTFNIEVEVDIVSAHRTPEKLFDYGKNAHTRGIQVIVAGAGGAAHLPGMIASLSPLPVIGVPVKSSNSIDGWDSVLSILQMPGGVPVATVALNGAKNAGILAAQIIGSSDRSVLDKILEYKEGLKQAVMESAKSL, encoded by the coding sequence ATGAATAAAGTAGGCGTAATTATGGGAAGTAAAAGTGACCTTCCTGTTATGCAAGATGCTATAGACATCTTAAAAACATTTAATATAGAGGTTGAAGTAGATATCGTTTCGGCACATCGAACTCCAGAAAAATTATTCGACTACGGAAAAAACGCGCACACTAGAGGTATACAAGTTATTGTTGCTGGAGCTGGTGGTGCAGCACATTTACCAGGTATGATTGCCTCATTATCGCCACTTCCGGTAATTGGCGTGCCTGTAAAGAGTAGCAATTCTATAGATGGATGGGATTCTGTATTATCTATTTTACAAATGCCTGGTGGTGTTCCTGTTGCTACAGTTGCACTTAATGGAGCAAAAAATGCTGGTATTCTAGCCGCACAAATTATAGGAAGCTCAGACCGCTCGGTTTTAGATAAAATCTTGGAATATAAAGAAGGGCTAAAGCAAGCTGTAATGGAATCGGCCAAAAGCTTATAA
- a CDS encoding M3 family metallopeptidase produces the protein MNILLKSFSTAYNTAPFSEIKNEDFLPAITTLIEDTKAEINAITSNTEPPTFENTIEALEFSGEQLDRVTSIFFNLNSAETNDDIQKIAQEVSPLLSEFGNDITLNEALFKRVKSVYDNRTHLNLDAEQTMLLEKKYKSFSRNGANLAEDKKETLRALDKDLSKLKLSFGENVLAETNAFEMHITNEDDLSGLPEGAKEAAKQLAESKDKDGWLITLDYPSYIPFMTYADNRELRKKLAIAAGKKGFHNNEYDNQDHVLNIAKKRFQRANLLGYKTHAHFVLEERMAKTPENVSEFLNELLEKAKPAAHDEFKNLEEFAKSIDNIDHLEKWDGAYYAEKLKQKLFNLDDEKLKPYFQLEKVTAGAFLVAEKLFGLHFEEINTIDKYHDDVLTYKVTDTDGELVSIFYADFFPRAGKRNGAWMTSFKSQAIKNGKNERPHISIVCNFTKPTKSKPSLLTFNEVTTLFHEFGHALHGMLANTTYPSLSGTSVYWDFVELPSQVMENWCFEKEALELFAKHYKTGEVIPMELVSKIKESSTFHEGMQTLRQISFGLLDMSWHGIDPSQIQDVKAHELVAFQNTKLYPDVKENCMSTAFSHIFQGGYSSGYYSYKWAEVLDADAFEYFKEAGIFNTEVATKFKDHVLSQGGTVDPMTLYKRFRGKEPQPEALLKRAGLIK, from the coding sequence ATGAACATTCTATTAAAATCCTTTTCAACAGCATATAATACAGCACCATTTTCAGAAATTAAAAATGAAGATTTTTTGCCGGCAATTACTACTTTAATTGAAGACACTAAAGCAGAAATTAATGCGATAACTTCTAATACTGAACCTCCTACTTTTGAAAACACTATCGAAGCCTTAGAATTTTCTGGCGAACAATTAGATCGCGTTACCAGTATTTTCTTCAATTTAAATTCGGCTGAAACCAACGATGATATTCAAAAAATAGCTCAAGAAGTTTCTCCTTTATTATCTGAATTCGGAAACGATATCACCTTAAACGAAGCACTTTTTAAACGTGTAAAATCTGTTTACGACAACAGAACACATTTAAATTTAGATGCTGAACAAACCATGTTATTAGAAAAGAAATACAAAAGTTTTTCTAGAAATGGTGCAAATTTAGCCGAAGACAAAAAAGAAACCCTTCGCGCTTTAGATAAAGATTTAAGCAAATTAAAATTAAGTTTTGGAGAAAATGTATTGGCAGAAACCAATGCCTTTGAAATGCATATAACAAACGAAGATGATTTAAGCGGACTTCCAGAAGGTGCAAAAGAAGCAGCTAAACAATTGGCCGAATCTAAAGACAAAGATGGTTGGTTAATTACCCTAGATTACCCGAGCTACATTCCGTTTATGACTTACGCCGACAATCGTGAACTACGTAAAAAACTGGCCATTGCCGCTGGCAAAAAAGGCTTTCATAATAACGAGTACGACAATCAAGACCATGTATTAAACATCGCAAAAAAACGTTTTCAACGTGCCAATTTACTGGGGTATAAAACACATGCGCATTTTGTGCTCGAAGAACGTATGGCCAAAACACCAGAAAATGTTTCCGAATTTTTAAACGAACTATTAGAAAAGGCAAAACCGGCAGCGCACGACGAGTTTAAAAACTTAGAAGAATTTGCAAAATCTATCGATAATATCGATCACCTTGAAAAATGGGATGGCGCTTACTATGCCGAAAAACTAAAACAAAAATTATTCAATTTAGACGACGAGAAACTTAAACCATACTTTCAATTAGAAAAAGTAACGGCTGGTGCATTTTTGGTTGCCGAGAAATTATTCGGCTTACATTTTGAAGAAATTAATACGATAGACAAATATCACGACGATGTTTTAACCTATAAAGTTACAGATACCGACGGCGAATTAGTGTCCATTTTTTATGCTGATTTTTTCCCAAGAGCAGGAAAACGTAACGGAGCTTGGATGACTTCTTTCAAATCGCAAGCTATTAAAAACGGTAAAAACGAGCGTCCGCATATCTCTATAGTATGCAACTTTACCAAACCCACAAAAAGCAAACCATCATTATTAACCTTTAATGAAGTAACGACATTATTTCATGAATTCGGACATGCTTTACACGGCATGTTAGCTAACACTACCTACCCAAGTTTATCGGGAACCAGTGTATATTGGGACTTTGTTGAATTACCAAGTCAGGTTATGGAAAACTGGTGTTTCGAAAAGGAAGCTTTAGAGTTATTTGCTAAACATTATAAAACAGGCGAAGTCATTCCAATGGAATTAGTTTCAAAAATCAAAGAATCTTCTACCTTCCACGAAGGCATGCAAACCTTACGCCAGATTAGTTTTGGATTATTAGACATGAGTTGGCACGGGATAGATCCGTCGCAAATACAAGACGTAAAAGCTCATGAATTGGTAGCTTTCCAGAACACAAAATTATACCCAGACGTAAAGGAAAACTGTATGAGTACAGCATTTTCTCATATTTTTCAAGGCGGATATTCATCTGGATATTACAGCTATAAATGGGCAGAAGTATTAGATGCCGATGCTTTTGAATACTTTAAAGAAGCAGGTATTTTTAACACTGAAGTGGCTACAAAATTTAAAGACCACGTACTCTCGCAAGGAGGTACCGTAGACCCAATGACACTTTATAAACGCTTTAGAGGAAAAGAACCTCAGCCAGAAGCTTTATTAAAACGTGCAGGCTTAATTAAATAA
- a CDS encoding sigma-70 family RNA polymerase sigma factor — translation MPEHKIDATKWVDSYSDYLYNYTISRVSDTEIAKDLVQDTFFAGLKSMKNFKGEASERTWLISILKRKIIDYYRKINSKKGKAEVRMSYNTDGEDEGEWLEERVEDKAYKNAEDLIENTELSEAIYNCLDKLPKKQAQVFKMKTIENYDTDIICNELNITPSNLWVIIHRARTALSSCLEKNWY, via the coding sequence ATGCCAGAACACAAAATTGATGCAACCAAATGGGTAGATTCTTATTCTGACTACCTTTATAACTACACGATATCTCGAGTTAGTGATACCGAAATTGCTAAAGATTTGGTGCAAGACACATTTTTTGCTGGTTTAAAATCTATGAAAAATTTTAAAGGAGAAGCTAGCGAACGTACATGGCTAATTTCTATTTTAAAACGAAAAATAATAGATTATTACAGAAAAATAAATTCGAAAAAAGGTAAAGCCGAAGTTCGCATGTCTTACAATACAGATGGCGAAGACGAAGGCGAATGGCTAGAAGAGCGCGTAGAAGACAAAGCCTATAAAAACGCGGAAGACCTTATTGAAAACACAGAACTTAGCGAAGCTATTTACAATTGTTTAGATAAATTACCTAAAAAACAAGCCCAGGTTTTTAAAATGAAAACCATAGAAAATTACGACACCGATATTATTTGTAATGAACTAAATATTACACCGTCTAATTTATGGGTTATTATCCATAGAGCACGAACAGCCCTTTCAAGTTGCCTAGAAAAAAACTGGTATTAA
- a CDS encoding STAS/SEC14 domain-containing protein, with protein MIEQIKTFDSNVLAFDVIDSFTETDEKLAQKLFNEKLDSGFKTVNVLVKIDEYKISQTEAKAFFEDIIFLIRKFKNLGNLAIVGHSKILKALIPIDNFFFERLKEGK; from the coding sequence ATGATTGAACAAATAAAAACTTTCGATTCTAATGTTTTAGCATTTGATGTTATTGACAGTTTTACTGAAACAGATGAAAAATTAGCACAAAAACTTTTTAATGAAAAATTAGATTCGGGCTTTAAAACTGTAAATGTTTTAGTGAAAATAGACGAATACAAAATATCGCAAACAGAGGCTAAAGCCTTTTTTGAAGATATCATCTTTCTTATACGGAAATTTAAAAATCTTGGAAACCTAGCGATTGTTGGTCATTCAAAAATTTTAAAGGCATTAATACCTATTGATAATTTCTTTTTTGAAAGACTAAAGGAAGGAAAATAA
- the gcvP gene encoding aminomethyl-transferring glycine dehydrogenase: MNTNAFSLRHIGPREADQDQMLKTIGVDSLDQLIYETLPDGIRLQKPLNLDAPMTEHEYLTHIHELSKQNQVFKTYIGLGYHPTILPAVIQRNVLENPGWYTAYTPYQAEIAQGRLEALLNFQTMITDLTGMEIANASLLDESTAAAEAMSLLFAVRDRAQKKAGVNKFFVSEAILPQTLALLQSRSNPIGIELVVGDETTFDFSSEFFGAILQYPGKDGLISDIKTFIENAKAADIKVAVAADILSLVKLEAPGKFGADVVIGTTQRFGIPMGYGGPHAAYFATKEAYKRDLPGRIIGVTKDVNGNRALRMALQTREQHIKRDKATSNICTAQVLLAVMAGMYAVYHGPKGLTFIANAIHDKASALSNALKSMGFKQNNTTFFDTLNIEADAEKVKALAEAKEINFYYPDADTVTISINETTSIADINAIIAVFAEVVKADPIALETISEANNINENLQRTTDFLTSDVFNSHHSETELMRYIKMLERKDLSLNHSMISLGSCTMKLNAASEMLPLSWSNWGSIHPFVPVEQAKGYQTVLKALEDQLTEITGFAATSLQPNSGAQGEYAGLMAIRAYHESRGDHHRNICLIPSSAHGTNPASAVMAGMKVVVTKSTAEGNIDVDDLREKAELHKDDLSCLMVTYPSTHGVYESAIKEITQLIHDNGGQVYMDGANMNAQVGLTNPGNIGADVCHLNLHKTFAIPHGGGGPGVGPICVAEQLVPFLPGNPVIKTGGDQAIKAISAAPFGSSLVCLISYGYIKMLGEQGLLASTKTAILNANYIKSRLQGQFDTLYSGECGRAAHEMIVDCRPFKANGIEVTDIAKRLMDYGFHAPTVSFPVAGTLMIEPTESESKQEMDRFCDALISIKKEIDSASKDEPNNVLKNAPHTLEMLTASTWDFPYTRETAAFPLDYVRDNKFWPTVRRVDDAFGDRNLICTCAPIEAYMEA; the protein is encoded by the coding sequence ATGAATACAAATGCTTTCTCATTGCGTCATATTGGTCCTAGAGAAGCGGACCAAGACCAAATGTTAAAAACAATTGGTGTAGACAGTTTAGATCAACTAATTTACGAGACTCTTCCTGATGGTATCCGCTTACAAAAGCCGCTTAATTTAGACGCGCCTATGACAGAGCATGAGTATTTAACTCATATTCACGAGTTATCGAAACAAAACCAAGTATTTAAAACCTATATTGGTTTAGGTTACCACCCAACCATTTTACCTGCGGTTATTCAACGTAATGTTTTAGAAAACCCGGGTTGGTATACTGCCTATACGCCTTACCAAGCAGAAATTGCTCAAGGTCGATTAGAAGCTTTATTAAACTTCCAGACCATGATTACAGATCTTACGGGTATGGAAATTGCAAACGCATCGCTTTTAGATGAAAGTACAGCTGCCGCAGAAGCTATGAGTTTGTTGTTTGCTGTTCGCGACAGAGCACAGAAAAAAGCGGGTGTAAATAAATTCTTTGTTTCTGAAGCTATTTTACCTCAAACTTTAGCCTTATTACAAAGCCGTTCTAATCCGATAGGTATAGAATTAGTTGTTGGAGATGAAACAACTTTCGATTTTTCTTCTGAATTTTTTGGAGCTATATTACAATATCCTGGAAAAGACGGATTAATTAGCGATATTAAAACCTTTATAGAAAACGCGAAAGCAGCCGACATTAAAGTAGCTGTTGCTGCAGATATTTTAAGTTTAGTAAAACTTGAAGCACCAGGAAAATTTGGTGCCGATGTGGTTATTGGTACCACTCAGCGTTTTGGTATTCCTATGGGATACGGCGGACCACATGCCGCTTATTTTGCGACTAAAGAAGCTTACAAACGTGACTTACCTGGACGTATCATTGGAGTAACCAAAGACGTAAATGGTAACCGTGCATTACGTATGGCATTACAAACTCGTGAGCAACATATTAAACGTGACAAAGCAACATCTAACATCTGTACTGCACAAGTATTATTAGCTGTAATGGCAGGAATGTATGCCGTATATCACGGTCCTAAAGGTTTAACCTTTATTGCAAATGCTATTCACGACAAAGCATCTGCCCTGTCTAATGCTTTAAAAAGCATGGGATTTAAACAAAACAACACCACCTTTTTCGATACCTTAAATATCGAAGCCGATGCCGAAAAAGTAAAAGCACTTGCAGAAGCTAAAGAAATTAATTTCTACTATCCAGATGCAGATACGGTTACTATTTCTATAAATGAAACAACTTCTATTGCAGATATCAATGCAATTATTGCTGTATTTGCTGAAGTTGTAAAAGCAGACCCTATTGCTTTAGAAACCATTTCTGAAGCCAATAATATAAACGAAAACTTACAACGTACAACAGACTTTTTAACCTCTGATGTATTTAACTCGCATCATTCTGAAACGGAATTAATGCGTTATATAAAAATGCTTGAACGTAAAGATTTATCATTAAATCACTCGATGATATCTTTAGGATCTTGTACAATGAAATTAAATGCTGCTTCAGAAATGTTACCATTAAGTTGGTCTAACTGGGGAAGCATTCACCCATTTGTTCCTGTAGAACAAGCCAAAGGGTACCAAACCGTATTAAAAGCTTTAGAAGATCAATTAACCGAAATCACAGGATTTGCTGCAACATCGTTACAGCCTAATTCTGGAGCTCAAGGAGAATATGCTGGCTTAATGGCTATTCGCGCATATCACGAGTCTCGTGGCGATCATCATAGAAACATTTGTTTAATTCCTTCTTCTGCACACGGAACAAATCCGGCAAGTGCAGTAATGGCAGGAATGAAAGTGGTCGTTACTAAATCGACTGCCGAAGGTAATATCGATGTAGATGATTTACGTGAAAAAGCAGAATTACACAAAGACGACCTATCTTGTTTAATGGTTACCTATCCTTCAACTCATGGAGTTTACGAATCGGCAATTAAAGAAATTACCCAACTTATTCATGATAATGGCGGACAAGTGTATATGGATGGTGCAAATATGAATGCACAAGTTGGATTAACAAATCCAGGAAACATTGGTGCAGATGTTTGCCATTTAAACTTACACAAAACATTTGCTATCCCTCATGGTGGTGGTGGACCAGGTGTAGGACCAATCTGTGTTGCCGAGCAATTAGTACCGTTCTTACCAGGAAACCCAGTTATAAAAACAGGAGGAGATCAAGCCATAAAAGCTATTTCTGCTGCTCCATTCGGATCGTCATTAGTATGTTTAATCTCTTATGGTTATATTAAAATGTTAGGTGAACAAGGCTTATTAGCATCTACAAAAACCGCTATTTTAAATGCCAACTACATTAAAAGTCGTTTACAAGGTCAGTTTGACACCTTATATTCTGGAGAATGTGGTCGTGCAGCTCACGAGATGATTGTAGATTGCAGACCTTTTAAAGCTAACGGTATAGAAGTTACAGACATTGCTAAACGCTTAATGGATTACGGATTCCACGCTCCAACAGTATCTTTTCCAGTTGCCGGTACTTTAATGATTGAACCGACAGAAAGTGAAAGTAAACAAGAAATGGACCGTTTCTGTGACGCTCTTATTTCTATTAAAAAAGAAATCGATAGTGCATCTAAAGACGAACCAAATAACGTACTTAAAAATGCACCACATACTCTAGAAATGCTTACAGCTAGTACTTGGGATTTCCCATACACTAGAGAAACTGCTGCTTTTCCGTTAGATTATGTTCGCGACAATAAATTTTGGCCAACAGTACGTCGTGTAGATGATGCTTTTGGAGATAGAAATTTAATATGTACTTGCGCCCCTATTGAAGCCTATATGGAAGCCTAA
- a CDS encoding 3-oxoacyl-ACP synthase III family protein, whose amino-acid sequence MNIKITGTGSYIPSVVQKNDNFLNHYFLNDDGSDFKNDNTVIIEKFKSITGISERRYVTEELTSSDIGFFAAQKAIADANIDPETLDYIIFAHNFGDIENGNIQSDMLPGLGARVKHLLRIKNPKCVAYDLLFGCPGWIEGVIQAQAFIKAGIAKRCLIIGSETLSRVVDKHDRDAMIFSDGAGACILEATEEDGGILAHETASYTFDEAYYLSFGKSNNQDLDPNTKYIKMDGRKIYEFALTHVPAAMKACLDQSGVDIKDVKKIFIHQANEKMDDAILKRFYRLFKTPIPEFIMPMSIGNLGNSSVATVPTLLDLVKHNKFENHSLNKGDVIIFASVGAGMHINAIVYKY is encoded by the coding sequence ATGAACATAAAAATCACAGGAACAGGAAGTTACATACCTTCAGTTGTTCAAAAAAACGATAATTTTCTTAATCATTATTTCCTTAATGATGATGGATCTGACTTTAAAAATGACAATACTGTCATAATTGAGAAATTTAAATCCATTACAGGAATTTCTGAACGTCGTTACGTCACCGAAGAGTTAACCTCTTCAGACATCGGATTTTTTGCTGCCCAAAAGGCCATTGCCGATGCCAACATAGATCCTGAGACTTTAGACTATATTATTTTTGCTCATAATTTTGGAGATATAGAAAACGGCAACATTCAAAGTGATATGCTGCCTGGTTTAGGTGCGCGAGTAAAACATTTACTACGTATAAAAAATCCAAAATGTGTGGCTTACGATTTACTTTTTGGCTGTCCTGGTTGGATTGAAGGCGTTATTCAAGCCCAAGCATTTATAAAAGCAGGTATTGCAAAACGCTGTTTAATTATTGGTTCTGAAACCTTATCTCGAGTAGTCGATAAACACGATCGCGATGCCATGATTTTTTCCGATGGTGCTGGTGCTTGTATTTTAGAGGCTACAGAAGAAGACGGAGGCATATTAGCCCACGAAACAGCAAGCTATACCTTTGACGAAGCCTATTACCTATCGTTTGGCAAATCTAATAATCAAGATTTAGACCCGAATACCAAGTACATTAAAATGGATGGCCGTAAAATTTACGAATTTGCCTTAACCCATGTTCCGGCTGCCATGAAAGCGTGTTTAGATCAAAGCGGCGTGGACATCAAGGACGTTAAAAAAATATTTATTCATCAGGCCAACGAGAAGATGGATGATGCCATTTTAAAGCGCTTCTATCGCTTATTTAAAACACCAATTCCAGAGTTTATTATGCCTATGAGCATAGGTAACTTAGGAAATAGCTCGGTTGCTACCGTACCTACACTTCTGGACTTGGTTAAGCACAATAAATTTGAAAATCATAGCCTTAACAAGGGCGATGTTATTATATTTGCAAGCGTTGGAGCAGGAATGCATATTAACGCCATAGTTTACAAATATTAA
- a CDS encoding methyltransferase, whose translation MYESHFPHKRYKNTIEFLEKHVQKESHILDLGVVNPFTKVMEEHGFSVKNTSGEDLDIDTSALKNSTADVVTAFEIFEHLLSPFTVLKDIKANKLVASVPLKLWFAEAYRSKTDMRDRHYHEFEDWQFDWLLEKTGWQIKARHKWTNPTNKIGIRPILRRFTPRYYIVYAERI comes from the coding sequence ATGTACGAAAGTCATTTTCCGCATAAGCGCTATAAAAACACTATTGAATTCCTAGAGAAACACGTTCAAAAAGAGTCTCATATTTTAGATTTAGGTGTTGTAAATCCATTTACTAAAGTTATGGAAGAACATGGATTTTCAGTTAAAAACACATCTGGCGAAGATTTAGATATCGATACCTCAGCCTTAAAAAACTCGACTGCCGATGTGGTTACCGCTTTTGAAATATTTGAACACCTCCTTTCTCCTTTTACCGTTTTAAAAGACATCAAAGCCAATAAATTAGTAGCTAGTGTACCGCTTAAATTATGGTTTGCTGAAGCATACAGAAGTAAAACCGATATGCGCGACAGACATTACCACGAGTTTGAAGATTGGCAATTCGACTGGCTTTTAGAAAAAACGGGATGGCAAATTAAAGCGCGCCATAAATGGACCAACCCAACAAACAAAATCGGAATTCGTCCTATTTTAAGACGCTTTACACCGCGATATTATATCGTATATGCCGAACGGATTTAA
- a CDS encoding glycosyltransferase family 2 protein has product MNFYIVIPAHNEADSIGLTLESLAKQTLLPKRVVVVNDHSTDETQSIVESFISKYHWISQVNVVSSDKHLPGSKIINAFYKGYDTLDDDYDVICKFDADLIFPNTYLETISQHFSSSPTLGMAAGFCYIEKNNDWILEDLTNKDHIRGALKAYRKQCFLDIGKLKPAMGWDTIDELLAKFYHWNILTDDNLHVKHLKPTGASYNKSSKYMQGEAMYKMRYGFTITAISAFKLAMKKKNLSLFNDYMSGYFKAKNNNVQPLVSPEQGNFIRKLRWKGMLKKFGI; this is encoded by the coding sequence TTGAATTTTTATATCGTCATACCCGCGCATAACGAAGCCGATTCTATTGGCTTAACTTTGGAATCTTTAGCTAAACAAACGCTGTTACCAAAACGGGTGGTAGTTGTAAACGATCATTCTACTGACGAAACCCAAAGTATTGTTGAGTCTTTTATTTCTAAATACCATTGGATTTCCCAAGTCAACGTGGTGTCTTCAGACAAGCATTTACCAGGTTCTAAAATCATCAATGCGTTTTATAAAGGCTATGACACCTTAGATGATGATTACGATGTAATTTGTAAGTTTGATGCCGATTTAATCTTTCCTAATACTTATCTTGAAACGATTTCTCAACACTTTTCATCTAGCCCTACTTTAGGCATGGCTGCTGGTTTTTGTTATATCGAAAAAAATAACGACTGGATTTTAGAAGATTTAACAAACAAAGATCACATTCGTGGGGCCTTGAAGGCCTATAGAAAACAATGCTTCCTAGACATCGGAAAACTTAAACCTGCTATGGGCTGGGATACCATAGACGAGCTATTAGCTAAGTTTTATCACTGGAACATTCTTACAGACGACAATTTACATGTAAAACACCTAAAACCTACGGGAGCGAGCTACAATAAAAGCTCTAAATACATGCAAGGTGAAGCCATGTACAAAATGCGCTACGGGTTTACCATTACAGCCATTTCTGCATTTAAATTAGCGATGAAGAAAAAGAACCTGTCCCTTTTTAACGATTATATGTCGGGTTACTTTAAAGCCAAAAATAATAATGTGCAACCTTTGGTATCTCCAGAACAAGGCAATTTTATTAGAAAACTACGTTGGAAAGGCATGCTGAAAAAGTTTGGGATTTAG